Below is a window of Plasmodium cynomolgi strain B DNA, scaffold: 1646, whole genome shotgun sequence DNA.
AAATcaaatacacacatataaaaatttgaagagaaCTTTGTGTACtcataaataatacattttatttcttttcttttaaataattaattcatcttcctttttatgtacattttaaagatcattatataatatatgacATTGTTAcctaaaaaaaacagcacaaTATTAATTAGTTTTGTATGTGTTCAACATGACAGAATCTGATGTAGATGAATTACCtgcagaaaaattttttaaagcattgACTGGTGACCAAAAGGACAGTAACTATTCTATTGTTTGTGGAAATATCACAACAGATtcagatgaagaaaaaaaaattaatgaaatttgcaaaaaacttggacaaaatatatactatGTAGAAGATGCTCATAAGGataattcattattttacGATAAGCATTGTTATGATTTGAATTACTGGTTATATGATGAATTAACTACAAAGCTTGATGCAagtaagataaaaaaaaatatatcatatttttgaagaaatacaaaaacagTGGAATGGTGTTAacacaaaaggaaaatctAATAATAATGGTAAAATATGTAAGCCTCAATCCCAACTTTTTAAAACGGGATTATTCAAATCTATCAAAAATTACTTGATTActttgaaaattatgaagcaattaaaaga
It encodes the following:
- a CDS encoding CYIR protein (putative;~vir-type antigen); the encoded protein is MTESDVDELPAEKFFKALTGDQKDSNYSIVCGNITTDSDEEKKINEICKKLGQNIYYVEDAHKDNSLFYDKHCYDLNYWLYDELTTKLDAKIQKQWNGVNTKGKSNNNGKICKPQSQLFKTGLFKSIKNYLITLKIMKQLKEKETENTETKIYCDYIKERVSLYFTFKQLCQLMKNDICQKYLKDYDDDRYNPTELLSKFKCAEEGKYEVELDESLITEMIKTYQSNFGNLLTGFGNILPGFGSIIPGLGSIMP